A window from Eubalaena glacialis isolate mEubGla1 chromosome 1, mEubGla1.1.hap2.+ XY, whole genome shotgun sequence encodes these proteins:
- the TMEM177 gene encoding transmembrane protein 177 gives MAGPLWRATAFVQRHRTALLVGSCAGLLGAQLSYHLFPDPVVPWLYQYWPQGQPAPLSPELQSLFQEVQQDIGVPSGHRFEAFTTFTFQPVSAGFPRLPAGAVVGIPASFLDGPVTNADRPVVVHGQRVDWQSPAGARLRDALTLSHDAQKFALAREVVYLESGAAALQALPAPACVAGTWALGVGAKHALGLYGGPMNLRAAFNLVAAVAGFVAYALSADSLTHALEAWLDRRTASLSAAYARGGVEFYEKVLSGNLALRGLLGSPGEKLYTPSGNVVPRHWFRIKHLPYTARRDSVLQAWRAALGPGPGSP, from the coding sequence ATGGCAGGTCCCCTGTGGCGGGCCACAGCCTTTGTGCAGAGACACAGGACGGCCCTGTTGGTGGGTTCCTGTGCAGGCCTGCTTGGGGCTCAGCTCTCGTACCACCTCTTCCCGGATCCTGTGGTCCCGTGGCTGTACCAGTACTGGCCTCAGGGCCAGCCAGCCCCCCTGTCCCCAGAGCTGCAGAGCCTGTTCCAGGAGGTGCAGCAGGACATCGGGGTCCCCTCGGGCCACCGCTTCGAGGCCTTCACCACCTTCACCTTCCAGCCTGTGAGCGCCGGCTTCCCGAGACTCCCTGCCGGGGCCGTGGTGGGCATCCCCGCCAGCTTCCTGGATGGCCCTGTGACCAACGCTGACCGGCCCGTGGTCGTCCACGGGCAGCGAGTGGACTGGCAGAGCCCAGCGGGCGCCCGGCTGAGGGATGCCCTGACCCTGTCCCACGACGCCCAGAAGTTCGCCTTGGCCAGGGAGGTGGTGTACCTGGAGAGCGGGGCGGCCGCCCTGCAGGCCCTGCCGGCCCCCGCCTGCGTGGCGGGCACCTGGGCGCTGGGTGTGGGGGCCAAGCACGCCCTGGGGCTCTACGGAGGCCCCATGAACTTGCGGGCCGCCTTCAACTTGGTGGCGGCAGTGGCGGGCTTCGTGGCCTATGCCTTGTCCGCGGACTCTCTCACTCACGCCCTGGAAGCCTGGCTGGACCGCCGCACGGCCTCGCTGTCTGCAGCCTATGCCCGGGGCGGGGTGGAGTTCTACGAGAAGGTTCTGTCGGGCAACCTGGCCCTGCGCGGCCTCCTGGGCTCGCCCGGAGAGAAGCTGTACACGCCCAGCGGGAACGTGGTTCCCAGACACTGGTTCCGCATCAAACACCTGCCCTACACGGCCCGCCGGGACTCGGTGCTGCAGGCGTGGAGGGCGGCgctcggccccggccccggcaGCCCCTGA